A part of Miscanthus floridulus cultivar M001 chromosome 6, ASM1932011v1, whole genome shotgun sequence genomic DNA contains:
- the LOC136458180 gene encoding lysophospholipid acyltransferase LPEAT1-like, translated as MALDTADAPRSRPDASAAVHPLLSDDDGSTSTAAAGETAEELDARYAPYARRDAYGTMGRGPLPAAQAARLALAAAVLLPLRFVAGMLVLLLYYLVCRACTLFVDADEGRPRLAGWRRKAVLRSGCALSRAMLFVFGFYWIRETHRRFPNAEDVNQDQSEESQRPGAIVSNHVSYVDILYHMSASFPSFVAKESVSRLPLVGLISNCLGCIFVQRESKSSDAKGVSGAVTERVREVCQDKNTPMMLLFPEGTTTNGDYLLPFKTGAFLASAPVQPVILKYPYKRFSPAWDSMDGARHVFLLLCQFVNHMEVVRLPVYYPSQQEKEDPKLYANNVRKLIAMEGNLILSNLGLVEKRVYHAALNGTSNLPGASRHQKDD; from the exons ATGGCCCTCGACACCGCCGACGCGCCGCGCTCGCGCCCCGACGCCAGCGCCGCCGTGCACCCGCTCCTCTCCGACGACGACGGCTCCACCTCCACGGCCGCGGCGGGGGAGACAGCGGAGGAGCTGGACGCCAGGTACGCCCCCTACGCGCGCCGGGACGCGTACGGGACCATGGGCCGCGGCCCGCTGCCCGCGGCGCAGGCGGCGCGGCTGGCGCTGGCCGCCGCGGTGCTCCTCCCGCTCCGCTTCGTCGCGGGGATGCTCGTGCTCCTGCTCTACTACTTGGTGTGCCGCGCGTGCACGCTGTTCGTGGATGCGGATGAGGGGCGCCCGAGGCTGGCGGGGTGGAGGAGGAAGGCGGTGCTGCGGTCCGGGTGCGCGCTCTCGCGGGCGATGCTCTTCGTCTTCGGGTTCTACTGGATCCGCGAGACCCACAGGAGATTCCCCAATGCTGAG GATGTAAATCAGGACCAATCTGAAGAATCCCAAAGGCCAGGGGCAATTGTATCTAATCATGTGTCTTATGTGGATATTCTTTATCACATGTCAGCATCCTTTCCAAGTTTTGTTGCTAAG GAGTCAGTGTCCAGGTTGCCACTTGTTGGTCTCATAAG CAATTGTCTTGGATGCATTTTTGTTCAACGAGAATCGAAGTCTTCAGATGCTAAAGGTGTCTCAG GTGCTGTAACTGAAAGGGTCCGAGAGGTTTGTCAAGATAAGAATACCCCAATGATGTTGTTGTTCCCTG AGGGAACTACTACAAATGGGGATTACCTTCTTCCATTTAAGACCGGAGCCTTTCTTGCAAGTGCACCAGTGCAGCCAGTCATTTTGAAATACCCTTACAAGAGATTTAGTCCAGCATGGGATTCCATGGATGGA GCACGTCATGTGTTTTTGCTGCTCTGTCAATTTGTAAATCACATGGAGGTGGTTCGGTTGCCTGTATACTATCCTTCTCAACAAGAAAAGGAAGATCCTAAGCTCTACGCAAATAACGTCAGAAAACTGATAGCAATGGAG GGCAATTTAATTCTTTCTAATCTTGGGCTGGTGGAGAAGCGCGTGTACCATGCAGCACTGAATGGTACTAGTAATCTACCTGGTGCTAGTAGACATCAGAAAGATGATTAA